A single Meles meles chromosome 20, mMelMel3.1 paternal haplotype, whole genome shotgun sequence DNA region contains:
- the F2RL3 gene encoding proteinase-activated receptor 4 isoform X2 — MWALALLWPMVLGFSLEDDSQNSLTYDEMGSAAEDNDGTLGPFTGPQEETPHSPHLRSFPGQLWANNSNILELPDSSRALLLGWVSTRLVPALYGLTLLVGLPANGLALWVLATRVPRLPSTMLLMNLAVADILLALTLPLRVAYHLQNQHWPFGETACRATTAALYGHMYGSVLLLAAVSLDRYLGVVHPFRALTLRGWRMAAGLCAAAWLAAVALALPLALQPQTFRLSHSDHVLCHDALPVGAQASYWRPAFLCLAVLGCFLPLLVMLLSYGATLCALAAGGPRYGHARVLTALVLASAVAFFVPSNVLLLLHYSDPRPDAWGDLYAAYVPSLALSTLNSCVDPFIYYYVSVEFRDKGRRSSEPEGRRG, encoded by the exons ATGTGGGCACTTGCGCTGCTGTGGCCCATGGTGCTGGGGTTCAGCCTGGAAGATGACAGCCAGAACAGCCTCACCTACGACGAGATGGGCAGCGCGGCGGAAGATAATG ATGGCACACTGGGGCCCTTCACCGGGCCCCAGGAGGAGACCCCTCACTCCCCTCATCTGCGCAGCTTCCCGGGTCAGCTCTGGGCCAACAACAGCAACattctggagctcccagacagcTCTCGGGCACTGCTGCTGGGCTGGGTGTCCACGAGGCTGGTGCCCGCGCTCTACGGGCTGACCCTGCTGGTGGGGCTGCCCGCCAACGGCCTGGCGCTGTGGGTGCTGGCCACCCGGGTGCCGCGGCTGCCCTCCACCATGCTGCTGATGAACCTGGCGGTCGCTGACATCCTACTGGCCTTGACGCTGCCGCTGCGCGTTGCCTACCACCTGCAGAACCAGCACTGGCCGTTCGGCGAGACCGCCTGCCGCGCGACCACCGCCGCGCTTTACGGCCACATGTACGGCTCGGTGCTGCTGCTGGCGGCCGTCAGCCTGGACCGCTACCTCGGCGTGGTGCACCCGTTCCGCGCCCTCACCCTGCGAGGCTGGCGCATGGCCGCCGGGCTCTGCGCTGCGGCCTGGCTGGCAGCTGTCGCCCTGGCGCTGCCCCTGGCGCTGCAGCCGCAGACCTTCCGGTTGTCGCACTCGGACCACGTGCTGTGCCACGACGCGCTGCCCGTGGGCGCTCAGGCCTCCTACTGGCGGCCCGCCTTCCTCTGCCTGGCGGTGCTCGGCTGCTTCCTGCCGCTGCTGGTCATGCTGCTGAGCTACGGGGCCACCCTGTGCGCGCTGGCGGCCGGGGGCCCGCGCTACGGGCACGCGCGGGTGCTCACCGCGCTCGTGCTGGCCTCGGCCGTGGCCTTCTTCGTGCCCAGCAACGTCCTGCTGCTGCTGCACTACTCGGACCCGCGCCCCGACGCCTGGGGCGACCTGTACGCTGCCTACGTGCCCAGCCTGGCTCTCAGCACCCTCAACAGCTGCGTGGACCCCTTCATCTACTACTACGTATCTGTGGAGTTCAGGGACAAG ggaAGGAGGTCATCTGAACCCGAAGGCAGACGGGGGTGA
- the F2RL3 gene encoding proteinase-activated receptor 4 isoform X1 produces MWALALLWPMVLGFSLEDDSQNSLTYDEMGSAAEDNDGTLGPFTGPQEETPHSPHLRSFPGQLWANNSNILELPDSSRALLLGWVSTRLVPALYGLTLLVGLPANGLALWVLATRVPRLPSTMLLMNLAVADILLALTLPLRVAYHLQNQHWPFGETACRATTAALYGHMYGSVLLLAAVSLDRYLGVVHPFRALTLRGWRMAAGLCAAAWLAAVALALPLALQPQTFRLSHSDHVLCHDALPVGAQASYWRPAFLCLAVLGCFLPLLVMLLSYGATLCALAAGGPRYGHARVLTALVLASAVAFFVPSNVLLLLHYSDPRPDAWGDLYAAYVPSLALSTLNSCVDPFIYYYVSVEFRDKVREGLLCGARGASTASREGVTQGTRSTSLV; encoded by the exons ATGTGGGCACTTGCGCTGCTGTGGCCCATGGTGCTGGGGTTCAGCCTGGAAGATGACAGCCAGAACAGCCTCACCTACGACGAGATGGGCAGCGCGGCGGAAGATAATG ATGGCACACTGGGGCCCTTCACCGGGCCCCAGGAGGAGACCCCTCACTCCCCTCATCTGCGCAGCTTCCCGGGTCAGCTCTGGGCCAACAACAGCAACattctggagctcccagacagcTCTCGGGCACTGCTGCTGGGCTGGGTGTCCACGAGGCTGGTGCCCGCGCTCTACGGGCTGACCCTGCTGGTGGGGCTGCCCGCCAACGGCCTGGCGCTGTGGGTGCTGGCCACCCGGGTGCCGCGGCTGCCCTCCACCATGCTGCTGATGAACCTGGCGGTCGCTGACATCCTACTGGCCTTGACGCTGCCGCTGCGCGTTGCCTACCACCTGCAGAACCAGCACTGGCCGTTCGGCGAGACCGCCTGCCGCGCGACCACCGCCGCGCTTTACGGCCACATGTACGGCTCGGTGCTGCTGCTGGCGGCCGTCAGCCTGGACCGCTACCTCGGCGTGGTGCACCCGTTCCGCGCCCTCACCCTGCGAGGCTGGCGCATGGCCGCCGGGCTCTGCGCTGCGGCCTGGCTGGCAGCTGTCGCCCTGGCGCTGCCCCTGGCGCTGCAGCCGCAGACCTTCCGGTTGTCGCACTCGGACCACGTGCTGTGCCACGACGCGCTGCCCGTGGGCGCTCAGGCCTCCTACTGGCGGCCCGCCTTCCTCTGCCTGGCGGTGCTCGGCTGCTTCCTGCCGCTGCTGGTCATGCTGCTGAGCTACGGGGCCACCCTGTGCGCGCTGGCGGCCGGGGGCCCGCGCTACGGGCACGCGCGGGTGCTCACCGCGCTCGTGCTGGCCTCGGCCGTGGCCTTCTTCGTGCCCAGCAACGTCCTGCTGCTGCTGCACTACTCGGACCCGCGCCCCGACGCCTGGGGCGACCTGTACGCTGCCTACGTGCCCAGCCTGGCTCTCAGCACCCTCAACAGCTGCGTGGACCCCTTCATCTACTACTACGTATCTGTGGAGTTCAGGGACAAGGTGCGGGAGGGGCTGCTCTGCGGGGCTCGGGGCGCCTCCACAGCCTCCAGGGAGGGGGTCACCCAGGGCACACGGTCCACCTCGCTCGTGTGA